The DNA segment CCGGGCGAGCGGCAGGCCGGCGGCCGCCTGGATGTGGAGCTGCGGCTGGTAGGTGACCGCGAGATCGGCCTGGCCGGCGGCCACCAGCTTGGGCGGATCGTTGGGGTCGGCCGGCTCGATCAGCTCGACCTCCAGGCCGGCGTCGCGGAAGAAGCCCTTCTGCTGGGCCACGATCAGCGTCGCGTGGTCGGGGTTGACGAACCAGTCCAGGATCACGGTCAGCTTCTCGGCCGCGTGGGCCGGGCCGGCGAGAGCGAGAGCTAGGACGGCTAGAAACGAGAAACGGAAGAGCTTGGCCATGTTCGGTGTCCGATGCGCGTTGCCGGAATGGGAATCGCAGAAATGGGAACCGGGCAGCGGCTCGGACGCGAAGATGTTTGAAGCATGGCGGCAGCTCCACTCCCTGCGCCGGCATTACCCGGATCAGGTTCGAAGGGTCACTGCCTGGCCGACCGTCGGCCGCAGTATCTCAGCCCCGCATGGGGCACCCCCAGGAACGCGGCAATCGTGCGCCGTCCGTCCGCCGCCGTCAAGCGGCACTCCGTTTTGGGTGACGTACGGAATTATGTGTCAACGGTAGGAAAGGGGTGCTTCCCTGTGGTTCGACCAAGAGCCAGCAAGGAGCACCCCGATGCCACAGCGTGCTGCGACGATCGAGAGTTTACCGATGGCCTTCGAGCTGGTGAAGGCGATGCAGGGAGAAGGCCTGGAATGGGGCGAGGGCTATCGGCCGTTGGGCCGCCGGGCCTTGGCCGAGATCATCGAGGGACAGATGGCCCACGCGGTCGACCGCTGGCTTGAGGCGCTGCCGGCGGATGCGCCGGCGGACCGGCGCAACGGCTTCTACCGGCGCTGGCTGTTGAGCGAGCTCGGGCCGATCGAGCTCTCGGTGCCGCGCAGCCGGCGCTATTGTCCGGTCGAAGTGCTCAAGGCCTATGCCCG comes from the Pseudomonadota bacterium genome and includes:
- a CDS encoding ABC transporter substrate-binding protein — protein: MAKLFRFSFLAVLALALAGPAHAAEKLTVILDWFVNPDHATLIVAQQKGFFRDAGLEVELIEPADPNDPPKLVAAGQADLAVTYQPQLHIQAAAGLPLAR